The Rhizobium oryzihabitans genomic sequence TGGCTTCTCCAGCCGTTCTCATCTCGCTTCTTTATAAATTTTTCGACACGTGGATCCGAATTCCGCAGCGTGCATGCCGACATGCGGCTGTCTTTCGCCAGGTAGAAGCGCCCACCATTTTCAACGGCAATTTCGTCAAGTCGCTCCAGCAAACGGAGAGTTTTCCTTGATATTGGAAAGTCCAGAGCGAGAGTATATCCTTCCATGGGAAAGGAAAATTTGCTTTCTTGCGGGCCTAGCCTTTTAAGAACGGCCAAGAAAGAGCCGGCTCCTGCGAGCGAAATGGCCTCAAGCAGGGCGCTAAGTCCTTTTTCGGAACTGTCAAGAGGAAGGACGCATTGAAATTGCGCGAACCCCTTTCGGCCATATATTCGGTTCCAGCCAAGGATTGCATCTAGCGGATAAAAATATGTATCGTAATCAACAAGATGCTCTCCGATTTTCCTGGTACCCATTTTATAATATAGGTTGTTGAAGAGACTTACGCTCATGCGGTTTAGGACACCGGAAGGCAGCGTGACTGGCAATCTGATTTCGTGTTTCTCTGGGCGCGCAAATGGTGCGCCGGCGTGTTGCGCAGAGAGATCAGATATCGATGCGTGTTCGCCCAACATGATCAGAGAGCGCCCCAGGTTCTTTCCCTGCCCAAGGCAATCGATCCAGGCGACTGAGTAAGTGGATTTTTTGTGTTTCGCGAATACTTCCATTGCCGCCTGAAGATTCGGAGCGGGAATGGTTGTCTGTCGTATCCAGGAAGTTTCAACCGGTCTGAGACGTATCGCTGCACGTAAAATGATGCCCGTCAGTCCCATTCCGCCCAGGGTATGTTCATAAAGATCGATATTCGTTTCCTGAGAACATCGAATAATCTCGCCATTAATGCCTAGGACATCTATCCAGTCCACACAGGTTCTGAAGCTGCCTTCCTTGTGATGGTTCTTGCCATGGACATCTGCAGCGATCATGCCGCCGAGGGTAACGAATTTCGTTCCCGGCGTGACCATCGGGAACCAACCTCTGGGTAGAAATGTCTTGATGATGTCGCTCAGTAGGGTTCCAGATTCGGCGACAAGTTGACCAGTCTTGGTCTCGAACGAGAGCATTCGATCAAAATATTTCATCGAAACAGTACTGAATGGATTAACCGCGCTATCGCCGTAGGCGCGGCCGTTGCCGCGAGCTATTACGCTGTGCTTGGAACTCATCAAAGCAGAGAGTGTCTCGACATCCCGCGGAAAACAAAGTTGGGTGTCTACCGATGGATATCGGCCCCAGCCAGAGACTTTCATAACGCGACCTCTTTGCGCTTGTCGTTGAAGACGAAGCGCTTGTCGAGATTGTACTTGACAATATACCCGATAGCTAACCCGACGATGGCGCCGATTTCACGCATACGATCAGTTTGCCATATTAACCAAAACGCCGTTTCGGCTCCCCAGAATATCAGTGTAGTGAGAACGCCCATAATCGTATAGAGCGTGAATTTACGGGTATTGTTTTTCAATCCCATATCTTGATCGTAAAAAATCCATTGCTTGTCGAGCGCATATTTTATGATGAGGCCTACGATTGTCCCCATCCCAATGGCGGCGATAAAATTGGCACCGGTAATTCCAAGCTGAAGAACGGTTCGTTGGGTTGCGAGGTTTGCAATCGTCGCTATGACCGCAAATATCGCGTAGCGAAAAGTCAGAGTACCAAGTGTCATAATAATGCACTTCCCAGCGTGAAGGCCAGGATTATGAGCGCGCATATCTGACTGGTGCTATCTTTAGCCGCGTAGACGACCGGATCGTCATGCATCAGGCCACGATGCGCGATCATAACGGCGCGGGTGATCCAATACAGAAGTGTGGCGCACACGCCCCACAGCGCCTCCGGGCACGCATATAGCTCTATCACTGCTGGAGAGTTGACATAGAGTGTCATGACTAGCACGGACACGTAACCAGCGGCAATCGCAATCATCGAGATTATCGGCAAGTCGTCGACATGATAGCCCCTGCCACTTGGCTTCAGATTGCCCCGCTCGGCACTATCTATCAATTCGGCCTGCCTTTTTATGGCTGCCAGCGACAGGAAAAAGAAGACAGAGAAGGCCAATAGCCAGATGGACAGCTCAATCGATGTTGCCACCGAGCCGGCAAAAATCCGTATTGTGTAAAGGGCGGCGAGCATACAGATATCGATGACAATCAGCCGCTTGAGATAGAGTGAATAAGCCGTCGTCAGCAGATAGTAGCCAATCATGACGACCAGAAATTCCCAGCCGATAAAAATCGTCAGAAATGAACCGAAACCTGCAAGTGCTCCTGCCATCAAGGTTCCGTGTGCTATAGGCACGGTGCCTGCAGCAAATGGTCTGTTTCGTTTTCGAGGATGCGCCCTATCTGCAGAGAGATCGAGGAGATCGTTCAGGATATATACACCTGAAGCGATCAGACTGAAGCATACAAAAGCCGTTATGGATGATGCAATTGCAGACCCATCAAATTTATGAGCAGCAAGCATAGGTACGAATACTAGAAGATTTTTTAGCCACTGGTGAGGCCTGAGTGCCTTTATATACGGTTTAATGGTCTCTCTTTCGCTCTGAAG encodes the following:
- a CDS encoding FAD-binding oxidoreductase; the protein is MKVSGWGRYPSVDTQLCFPRDVETLSALMSSKHSVIARGNGRAYGDSAVNPFSTVSMKYFDRMLSFETKTGQLVAESGTLLSDIIKTFLPRGWFPMVTPGTKFVTLGGMIAADVHGKNHHKEGSFRTCVDWIDVLGINGEIIRCSQETNIDLYEHTLGGMGLTGIILRAAIRLRPVETSWIRQTTIPAPNLQAAMEVFAKHKKSTYSVAWIDCLGQGKNLGRSLIMLGEHASISDLSAQHAGAPFARPEKHEIRLPVTLPSGVLNRMSVSLFNNLYYKMGTRKIGEHLVDYDTYFYPLDAILGWNRIYGRKGFAQFQCVLPLDSSEKGLSALLEAISLAGAGSFLAVLKRLGPQESKFSFPMEGYTLALDFPISRKTLRLLERLDEIAVENGGRFYLAKDSRMSACTLRNSDPRVEKFIKKRDENGWRSQFVSSQAERLSI
- a CDS encoding GtrA family protein, encoding MTLGTLTFRYAIFAVIATIANLATQRTVLQLGITGANFIAAIGMGTIVGLIIKYALDKQWIFYDQDMGLKNNTRKFTLYTIMGVLTTLIFWGAETAFWLIWQTDRMREIGAIVGLAIGYIVKYNLDKRFVFNDKRKEVAL
- a CDS encoding UbiA family prenyltransferase, translated to MNFDTRKILVVDLDGTLLRTDMLYENFWSAFGSDWRCLFSTISALPRGRAHLKRHLADAATVDARALPYNNKVLAYIEEWRNAGGRVALVTASDQQVAQAIADHLGIFDEVHGSDGTRNLKGATKAAFLEERFGQSGFFYMGDTAADLPVWECAEKAITVDAPKKIRTKVEALCDAVEHLQSERETIKPYIKALRPHQWLKNLLVFVPMLAAHKFDGSAIASSITAFVCFSLIASGVYILNDLLDLSADRAHPRKRNRPFAAGTVPIAHGTLMAGALAGFGSFLTIFIGWEFLVVMIGYYLLTTAYSLYLKRLIVIDICMLAALYTIRIFAGSVATSIELSIWLLAFSVFFFLSLAAIKRQAELIDSAERGNLKPSGRGYHVDDLPIISMIAIAAGYVSVLVMTLYVNSPAVIELYACPEALWGVCATLLYWITRAVMIAHRGLMHDDPVVYAAKDSTSQICALIILAFTLGSALL